Proteins from one Leptospira wolffii serovar Khorat str. Khorat-H2 genomic window:
- the nadC gene encoding carboxylating nicotinate-nucleotide diphosphorylase: MRKTFRNGETKVKRAYTKPISQLTEEDYFPLAKMAWDEDCPDQDITSVSLFPPDKKAVANLNAREEGVLCGRGVSEVLAKLSGGDLKFDFRFSDGDRFHAGDTIAIIQGSLLSLLRVERILLNFLQYLSGISSTTRKVVDQYGSKGIMILDTRKTLPGYRKLAKYAVYCGGGSNHRLDLSEMAMIKDNHLAMFESAKIPVGKIRDGFPGRLVELEIDSLEQLEDALNAEPDVLMLDNFSIPDTRTAYKRSKEKNRNILIECSGGITPEKLEALSEFPGVGVSMGYLTHTTRFLDLGLDIRTDN; this comes from the coding sequence ATGAGAAAGACTTTCCGTAACGGTGAAACGAAAGTGAAACGGGCTTATACCAAGCCTATATCCCAATTGACGGAAGAGGATTATTTTCCTCTGGCAAAAATGGCCTGGGACGAGGATTGCCCGGACCAAGATATTACATCCGTTTCCCTTTTTCCTCCGGACAAAAAGGCCGTCGCCAATTTGAACGCAAGGGAAGAAGGGGTTCTTTGCGGAAGGGGGGTCTCAGAGGTTTTGGCCAAACTTTCCGGGGGAGATTTGAAATTCGATTTTCGATTCTCGGACGGAGATAGATTTCACGCCGGAGATACGATCGCAATCATACAAGGTTCCCTTCTCTCTTTGCTTAGAGTGGAAAGAATCCTTCTAAACTTCCTACAATATCTTTCCGGAATCTCGAGTACGACTAGAAAGGTGGTGGATCAATACGGATCCAAGGGTATCATGATTTTGGATACCCGTAAGACTCTACCCGGTTATAGAAAGCTCGCTAAATACGCGGTGTATTGCGGGGGGGGCTCCAACCATAGATTGGATCTTTCCGAAATGGCAATGATCAAAGATAATCATCTAGCGATGTTCGAAAGCGCAAAAATTCCGGTAGGAAAGATACGAGACGGTTTTCCCGGTAGGCTGGTCGAGCTGGAGATCGATTCCTTGGAGCAGTTGGAAGATGCGCTTAACGCGGAGCCCGATGTTTTGATGCTGGATAATTTTAGTATTCCGGATACGAGAACCGCTTATAAAAGGTCGAAGGAAAAAAATCGGAACATTCTTATCGAATGCTCCGGAGGTATCACTCCGGAAAAATTGGAGGCCCTCTCGGAATTTCCGGGAGTTGGAGTGAGTATGGGATACCTGACGCATACTACTAGATTCTTGGATTTGGGTTTGGACATACGGACTGATAACTGA
- a CDS encoding lipoprotein LipL71 — translation MKTFRAISLPSLALATLGFLVACGSELPVKELAEAKTAITRAKEAGAERYASGEFEEARKSLLTAHEKASNEDLGETKKSAEYAKNKAYDALEKSYPQLTDESKKQAGAAIDEADEAYASQLAAEPFNNAVELKKEGDTLRDSADRTLESYPKESSDDAKLKTRLAAFEQYEQSNKKYLDSKKSAADAKALALSQKQQLIDSLADIEKNLDDADRYAGGQDPEVAQTRDRLNAAKSKIDSGKIKEGYSEIDDIRKKSAELVAKNIQSYAAKKKQEAKDGIGKAKNKLAGIDQSKLKSSKDLQTSYQRADENLKAADESLASAEELYTSEKYEDSIARSEEAIRLSRIVVDQSDDIAERIRTGSSVAGRKGSGEEGTEDGSGKTKGEGTTTSTSGSGELPEGWKKYVVRKKVPADCLWRIAAYKQHYGTSKLWRRIYEANKGKIRNPNLIYPKQVLLIPPAKGSTKFDPKKAPKKTSGSDKVEAVTEDKKKEEAPPASTDAPEEEDTNPTQPEQEDQPQQDVPPSDSGDQEAEEDR, via the coding sequence ATGAAAACTTTTCGAGCTATCTCGCTTCCCTCGCTTGCGTTAGCAACCCTTGGTTTCTTAGTCGCTTGCGGGTCGGAACTCCCCGTCAAGGAATTGGCGGAGGCAAAAACAGCAATCACTCGGGCAAAGGAAGCGGGAGCGGAAAGATACGCTTCCGGAGAATTCGAAGAAGCTCGTAAAAGTCTTTTAACCGCTCACGAAAAAGCTTCTAACGAGGACTTAGGAGAAACCAAGAAAAGCGCGGAGTATGCTAAGAATAAAGCCTACGACGCTCTGGAAAAATCCTATCCTCAGTTGACGGACGAGTCCAAGAAGCAAGCGGGAGCGGCGATCGACGAGGCTGACGAGGCGTATGCTTCCCAGCTTGCGGCGGAACCTTTCAATAATGCGGTAGAGCTCAAGAAAGAAGGGGATACCCTCCGTGATAGCGCGGATCGCACTCTCGAATCTTACCCGAAAGAATCCAGCGACGACGCAAAACTGAAGACTCGTCTGGCAGCTTTCGAACAATACGAGCAAAGCAATAAGAAATACTTAGATTCTAAGAAATCCGCTGCGGACGCAAAGGCGTTAGCTCTTTCTCAAAAGCAGCAATTGATTGATTCTTTGGCCGACATCGAGAAGAATCTAGACGATGCGGATCGTTATGCCGGTGGACAGGATCCTGAAGTCGCTCAGACTAGAGATCGTCTGAATGCGGCCAAATCCAAAATCGATTCCGGAAAAATCAAAGAAGGTTATTCCGAAATCGATGATATCCGCAAAAAATCGGCGGAGCTAGTCGCAAAAAATATCCAATCCTATGCCGCTAAGAAAAAGCAGGAAGCTAAGGATGGTATCGGTAAGGCTAAGAATAAACTGGCCGGAATCGATCAATCCAAACTGAAATCCAGCAAGGATCTACAGACTTCTTACCAAAGAGCGGATGAAAATCTGAAGGCAGCCGACGAGTCTTTGGCTTCCGCTGAGGAATTATACACTTCCGAGAAATATGAAGATTCCATCGCAAGATCCGAAGAGGCGATCCGTCTCTCTCGTATCGTAGTGGATCAATCGGACGATATCGCGGAAAGAATTCGCACCGGCAGTTCCGTTGCAGGCCGTAAAGGTTCCGGAGAAGAAGGGACCGAGGACGGTTCCGGAAAAACCAAAGGCGAAGGAACGACTACCAGCACTTCCGGATCCGGAGAACTTCCCGAGGGTTGGAAGAAATACGTAGTTCGTAAGAAAGTTCCAGCGGATTGTCTCTGGAGAATCGCGGCTTACAAACAGCATTACGGTACTTCCAAGCTTTGGAGAAGAATCTACGAGGCAAATAAAGGCAAAATCCGTAACCCGAATCTGATTTATCCGAAACAAGTTCTCTTGATTCCTCCTGCTAAGGGATCGACTAAATTCGATCCTAAAAAGGCGCCTAAGAAAACTAGCGGAAGCGATAAGGTAGAGGCGGTCACCGAGGACAAGAAGAAGGAAGAAGCTCCTCCTGCAAGCACTGATGCTCCGGAAGAAGAGGATACGAATCCTACTCAGCCGGAACAAGAAGACCAGCCGCAACAGGATGTACCTCCTAGCGATTCCGGAGACCAAGAAGCGGAAGAAGACCGCTGA
- a CDS encoding STAS domain-containing protein → MEITRRESGNIVILDINGEIDLYNAPEIKDVIAKLIEEQKYYTIINLEKVSYIDSSGIGALISSLSNLKKYQGGLKIINVAGSVRKVFELTKLTSFFEIFDNEPDAVAAFK, encoded by the coding sequence ATGGAAATCACCAGAAGGGAAAGCGGTAACATCGTAATTCTGGACATTAACGGGGAGATCGATTTATACAACGCCCCGGAAATTAAGGATGTGATCGCAAAGCTCATTGAAGAGCAGAAATACTATACCATTATCAACCTGGAAAAGGTCTCGTATATTGACTCATCCGGGATCGGCGCTCTGATTTCCAGCCTCTCGAATTTAAAGAAATATCAGGGAGGACTTAAGATCATCAATGTCGCGGGTTCCGTGCGCAAGGTGTTCGAGCTTACTAAATTGACGTCTTTCTTCGAGATCTTTGATAACGAGCCGGACGCAGTCGCTGCCTTTAAATAA
- the tgt gene encoding tRNA guanosine(34) transglycosylase Tgt, translating into MIFRSGVQDPGSYARTGTLYLNGIEIPTPVFMPVGTRGAIKSLDSDDIDDLGFELILGNTYHLYLRPGVEVLRKFGGLKNFVSYKKALLTDSGGFQVFSLNSLVKFRQEGVEFRSHIDGSPHFFTPEKVIDIQREIGSDIMMVLDDCPPGDGDIARVKQALDRTHRWAEIAADYWQKDTRGQNLFGIFQGGTNLELRLESLEKIRSLPFSGIAIGGLSVGEPRPDFVRTMEGIAPHTDRSRPLYLMGVGTVPDILDGVRNGVDMFDCVLPTRNARNGQVFTSRGKVNLRNEKWKFSDEPMDPECDCRVCKRYSIGYIRHLHHVKELSAFSLSTYHNLNFMKKFMTDLRESISAGTFSEFFAKWKNLYETAEISR; encoded by the coding sequence ATGATATTTCGCTCCGGAGTCCAGGACCCCGGCTCTTATGCTAGAACTGGAACGCTTTATCTAAACGGAATAGAAATTCCGACGCCAGTATTCATGCCGGTAGGTACTAGAGGAGCTATCAAGTCTCTGGATTCCGACGATATAGACGACCTAGGTTTTGAACTCATTCTAGGAAACACATACCATCTTTATCTTCGCCCGGGAGTGGAGGTACTACGCAAGTTCGGAGGGCTCAAGAACTTCGTCTCGTACAAAAAGGCTCTTCTGACTGACAGTGGGGGCTTCCAAGTTTTCAGTTTGAATTCTCTCGTAAAATTTCGCCAGGAGGGAGTGGAGTTTCGATCCCATATAGATGGGAGTCCCCATTTTTTTACTCCGGAAAAGGTGATCGATATCCAAAGAGAGATAGGTTCGGATATCATGATGGTGTTAGACGATTGCCCTCCGGGAGACGGAGATATCGCTCGGGTCAAACAGGCCTTGGATCGGACGCATCGTTGGGCGGAAATCGCTGCGGATTATTGGCAAAAGGATACTAGAGGTCAGAATCTTTTCGGAATTTTCCAAGGTGGAACCAATTTGGAGCTCCGACTGGAGAGTTTGGAGAAGATTCGTTCGCTTCCTTTTTCCGGAATCGCGATTGGAGGACTCTCCGTAGGAGAGCCTCGGCCCGATTTCGTACGAACCATGGAAGGAATCGCTCCTCATACGGACAGATCTCGGCCTCTCTACCTCATGGGAGTGGGAACCGTGCCGGATATTTTGGACGGAGTACGGAACGGAGTGGACATGTTCGACTGTGTTCTTCCGACTCGGAACGCTAGGAACGGGCAGGTCTTCACTTCTAGAGGAAAAGTCAATCTCCGAAACGAGAAATGGAAGTTCTCGGACGAGCCCATGGACCCGGAATGCGACTGCAGAGTCTGCAAAAGATACAGCATCGGGTATATCAGACACCTGCATCATGTGAAAGAACTGAGCGCCTTCTCACTCAGCACGTATCATAATTTGAATTTTATGAAAAAGTTCATGACGGATCTCAGAGAATCCATCTCCGCCGGTACTTTTTCCGAGTTTTTCGCTAAATGGAAAAATTTGTACGAAACAGCGGAAATTTCTCGTTGA
- a CDS encoding Fur family transcriptional regulator: MNKDREAEILKTINDSIRMEMKTFADYLQKKGLKITSQRMLVAERIFSLHNHFTAESLLEEFKDQRDKISKATIYRILSIMVEAKLLQEHNFGQDYKYYEHIIGHTHHDHIICIDCGRIVEFVDERIEQLQEQAAASNGFKITGHSLNIYGSCLDPACPNKK; the protein is encoded by the coding sequence ATGAACAAAGACAGAGAAGCCGAAATCCTTAAGACCATAAACGACTCCATACGGATGGAGATGAAGACCTTTGCCGATTATTTGCAAAAAAAAGGTCTGAAGATCACGAGCCAAAGGATGTTGGTGGCGGAAAGGATATTTTCCCTCCATAACCATTTTACCGCGGAAAGTCTCTTGGAGGAATTCAAGGATCAGAGGGATAAGATTTCCAAGGCTACGATCTATCGTATTCTCTCTATCATGGTAGAGGCCAAATTATTGCAGGAGCATAATTTCGGTCAGGATTACAAATACTACGAACATATCATCGGACATACGCATCACGACCATATCATCTGCATAGACTGCGGAAGAATCGTAGAATTCGTAGACGAGAGAATCGAGCAATTGCAGGAGCAAGCTGCGGCTAGTAACGGATTTAAGATCACCGGTCATAGTCTGAACATTTACGGTTCCTGCTTGGATCCTGCTTGCCCGAATAAGAAATGA
- a CDS encoding LPS exporter LptE, producing the protein MRFFARASFLLLLFSCSYFHREPGNPPKIDGIPIPDEKRTVYVQNFRNNSYGIGMHTMLSDMVKQEINYRGRFIQTREKSQAAYRIYGEISHYQQVGALLDQGGQQLSKEMFVVCRVELQKAGGEKIPLERSEIPARIIYSDQVGFIESETQAQARLLRILSVRIAEEMERAWYYSITGKIDD; encoded by the coding sequence ATGCGGTTTTTTGCCAGGGCATCCTTTCTACTTCTTCTATTTTCCTGCTCTTATTTTCATAGAGAGCCCGGAAATCCGCCCAAGATAGACGGGATTCCCATCCCGGACGAAAAGCGTACCGTCTATGTACAGAATTTTAGAAACAATTCCTACGGGATAGGAATGCATACCATGCTTTCGGATATGGTAAAGCAAGAGATCAATTACCGGGGAAGGTTCATACAGACTAGGGAAAAATCCCAGGCGGCTTATAGGATCTATGGAGAGATCAGTCATTACCAACAAGTCGGAGCCCTTTTGGACCAGGGAGGGCAGCAACTCAGCAAGGAAATGTTCGTGGTTTGTAGGGTAGAATTGCAGAAGGCAGGAGGAGAGAAAATCCCCTTGGAAAGAAGTGAGATCCCTGCGAGGATCATCTATTCGGATCAAGTGGGTTTCATAGAAAGTGAAACCCAGGCCCAGGCTAGACTCTTGAGAATTCTCTCCGTCCGTATCGCGGAGGAAATGGAAAGAGCCTGGTATTATTCCATAACGGGCAAAATCGACGACTAA
- a CDS encoding M23 family metallopeptidase: protein MGKSFQDTRGRFSLILYGLFFLILFVPNGERRGGENDSKITSISSIPPQPIPPKKNVWDDLSPEVLDDLGGLGFPMEWETPISGSYAEYRVHHLHMGCDFKTFHANGISALAPFAGSVESIGQSQKGYGLNLVVKSSASNLKAKFAHLLDLKGIRKDLELLREALFLLSGGEFQVKLPPNWFSFPKGEALARLGESGTGVSHLHFELHLPNGTLNPLPYLPLRGKDRYSPELLLLYVDAEDGTQLRLPLQKKSEGVYSIPEDQKLKLGGGIRFRIGAYDFMTSKNKNNLFFAGVYSEGVSLYERSFRGMSYEEARNHQDIFDSNRSSLNPPVYVYNLFPTKGPSVDLKNYPVGSTAKILLKASDHAGNISSLPLEIEVTASSSKKPSPTKTEFSSLDGLLRIKTPAKTTYGQGQLTFRTIPDLNKELPLPEGLKSKGIAYELESSDLSWVGEAELQWRGIALGRKDGIYIFDKAANRWSALRQKGPVSMITKLGVLAVLTDEAKPMVSHPYLITRHRRVKGAEEEGWEERLYAISDLGSGYAGGAEVLLEGEPYPSEFDADRKMLILHFPKSFANWKRKLFLQIRIKDRAGNISDWFTDLIRFSEI, encoded by the coding sequence ATGGGAAAATCTTTCCAAGATACGAGGGGCCGATTCTCCCTGATACTTTACGGCCTATTCTTCTTAATTTTATTCGTACCGAACGGAGAGAGACGGGGAGGAGAAAACGATTCTAAAATCACTTCCATTTCCAGCATTCCCCCCCAACCCATCCCACCTAAGAAGAATGTTTGGGATGATCTAAGTCCGGAAGTGTTGGACGATCTGGGAGGTTTGGGTTTCCCCATGGAATGGGAGACTCCCATCTCGGGATCTTATGCTGAATACCGGGTCCACCACCTTCATATGGGCTGCGATTTTAAGACCTTCCATGCAAACGGAATTTCCGCATTGGCTCCGTTTGCTGGATCGGTGGAGTCCATCGGTCAGTCCCAAAAAGGCTACGGTTTGAACTTAGTAGTAAAATCTTCCGCATCCAATCTCAAGGCTAAATTCGCGCATTTGCTGGATTTGAAAGGGATCCGAAAGGATCTGGAACTACTACGCGAAGCGTTATTTCTACTCAGCGGAGGAGAATTCCAAGTTAAACTTCCTCCGAACTGGTTCTCTTTTCCCAAAGGAGAGGCGTTGGCTAGACTGGGAGAATCCGGAACAGGAGTCAGTCATCTTCATTTCGAATTGCATTTACCGAACGGAACCTTGAACCCTCTTCCCTATCTTCCTCTCCGGGGAAAGGATAGATATTCTCCCGAACTACTCTTACTGTATGTGGACGCCGAAGACGGAACCCAGTTACGTCTTCCTCTCCAAAAAAAATCGGAAGGAGTTTATTCCATTCCGGAAGACCAAAAATTGAAATTAGGAGGAGGAATCCGCTTTAGGATCGGTGCCTATGATTTCATGACTTCCAAGAATAAGAATAATCTTTTCTTTGCGGGAGTCTATTCCGAGGGAGTTTCCCTTTACGAAAGATCCTTTAGAGGGATGAGCTACGAAGAGGCGAGAAACCACCAAGATATCTTCGATTCCAATCGTTCTTCTCTGAATCCTCCCGTTTACGTTTACAATTTGTTTCCCACAAAGGGACCTAGCGTAGACCTGAAGAATTATCCTGTAGGTAGCACGGCAAAAATCCTACTAAAAGCCTCCGATCATGCTGGTAATATTTCCTCCCTCCCTCTGGAAATAGAAGTAACCGCTTCTTCTTCTAAAAAACCTTCTCCGACGAAAACGGAATTCTCCTCCTTGGACGGTTTGCTCAGAATCAAAACTCCCGCCAAAACAACTTACGGGCAAGGACAGCTAACGTTCAGAACCATTCCGGACTTGAATAAAGAATTACCTCTTCCCGAAGGACTGAAATCCAAAGGAATCGCCTATGAATTGGAATCCTCGGATCTCTCTTGGGTGGGAGAAGCGGAACTCCAATGGAGAGGGATAGCCCTAGGACGAAAAGACGGTATCTATATCTTCGACAAGGCGGCCAATCGTTGGTCCGCGCTTAGGCAAAAAGGTCCGGTTAGCATGATTACAAAGTTGGGAGTGCTTGCGGTACTGACCGACGAAGCCAAGCCCATGGTAAGTCATCCGTATCTTATCACCCGTCATAGAAGGGTAAAAGGCGCGGAAGAAGAAGGTTGGGAAGAAAGATTGTACGCTATTTCCGATCTGGGTTCCGGGTACGCGGGAGGAGCGGAAGTACTACTCGAAGGAGAACCTTATCCGAGCGAATTCGACGCGGATAGAAAAATGCTAATATTGCATTTTCCCAAATCTTTTGCGAACTGGAAAAGAAAACTCTTCCTACAGATTCGAATCAAGGACAGAGCGGGGAATATTTCGGACTGGTTCACGGATCTGATCCGTTTTTCGGAAATCTAA
- the greA gene encoding transcription elongation factor GreA — MSNETATTAETKPASDLDKLTSLFNEEIYVRSDANSIPASKFKIYDDLIESFQSAGILDAAKGKLEEHLQDHPESISARYLLGILGLQKGSIDAATYFKNLLDSFKQASKWVIIEHITDNILKYGEDRYALRFKAEALEKLKKNKELKPVLEKLAKQDRKNPEIAKKYALAILEENKERAVTYLKQAIETFAKTKDYIQFEEIWPIFVTNSYDDIQFVEKIERILLGHREKTRLAGYLYPLVEPFKITEDWDRVIYLLKKILDHEPVSNKARNELIRVYKLKYANHSLLEDFLKMSELGNNRKPVKVCISNFERNIVFDTGNYVLHRNWGVGKIVSISPNGDSIFVDFKDKKNHKLSIQMAITSLKPLKGDHIWVRFYEDKASVVDLFENDLPGFFKELLTSFENHMLVADIKGEIAGKFVPLAEWSKWWNKAKNVIKKEDNLGFNPKKKDELWYREKPITFAEELTEKFNANTDPSKRLDIAIEALRNKEEAESAVDTFAHHYFEEEQTHDPFRKIVAYLYLDEVASVMEGEDGTPYDFQRYQKPDDVAKIIKSLQRDELLEFSSKITNLDLKKSFVDLVKKYHSDWVNILVGLLFEVPVKNNKYIVSVLEADGKSAELNLFIETATSRAKENPEVFLWVAKSILWRTWEEEWMHISRQDLILRVLRLLKPLNKIEEKGTKLKNICQEILFGNDAAVISEAIQNGDSEYIRKVYALYREVPYIEETEKDRLMSLIRSLKPDLVWEDEDEEDEDEDVLARIPENAVLVTRRALNLKKAEFEHLVNVEMLENSRDIGEAQERGDLRENAEYKAAMERQVQLQAQIKKLEAELKGAIVLDLSNVKTDRINIGTTVKLKNESSGESLSYSILGAWDADTERNIISYQSPLGKSLLGKKVGDTASLNLGGAETKFKVLEISRYSLQNQD; from the coding sequence ATGTCTAACGAAACTGCGACAACCGCGGAAACTAAGCCTGCCAGCGATTTGGACAAGCTGACCTCTCTTTTTAACGAGGAGATCTATGTCCGCTCAGACGCAAATTCCATTCCTGCATCTAAATTTAAAATCTACGACGATCTTATCGAATCTTTTCAATCCGCAGGAATCCTGGACGCTGCAAAGGGCAAATTAGAAGAGCATTTGCAGGATCACCCGGAGAGTATTTCGGCAAGATATTTGCTCGGGATTTTGGGTCTACAAAAAGGCAGCATCGATGCGGCGACTTATTTCAAAAATCTTTTGGATTCGTTCAAACAGGCGAGCAAATGGGTTATCATCGAGCATATCACCGATAATATCCTAAAATACGGTGAGGATCGTTATGCACTCCGTTTCAAGGCGGAGGCCTTGGAAAAGCTCAAGAAGAATAAGGAACTCAAACCTGTTCTCGAAAAGCTCGCCAAGCAGGACCGTAAAAATCCTGAAATCGCAAAGAAATACGCATTAGCTATCTTAGAAGAAAACAAAGAGAGGGCGGTAACCTACTTAAAGCAGGCGATCGAGACTTTCGCTAAGACCAAGGATTATATCCAATTCGAGGAAATCTGGCCGATCTTCGTTACGAATAGCTACGACGATATCCAATTCGTAGAAAAGATAGAGCGTATTCTTCTCGGACACCGTGAAAAAACCAGATTGGCCGGGTATCTTTATCCTTTAGTAGAGCCTTTTAAAATCACCGAAGATTGGGACAGAGTTATCTATCTACTCAAGAAGATCCTGGATCACGAACCGGTATCCAATAAGGCCCGTAACGAACTCATCCGAGTATACAAACTGAAATATGCCAACCATAGCTTGCTGGAAGACTTCCTCAAGATGTCCGAGTTGGGAAATAACAGAAAACCGGTCAAGGTATGTATCTCCAACTTCGAGAGAAACATCGTATTCGACACCGGCAACTACGTTCTTCACAGAAACTGGGGAGTCGGCAAGATCGTCTCCATTTCGCCTAACGGAGATTCCATCTTCGTCGACTTCAAAGACAAAAAGAATCATAAACTTTCCATCCAGATGGCGATTACGAGCCTTAAGCCTTTGAAAGGGGATCATATCTGGGTGAGATTCTACGAAGACAAGGCCTCCGTGGTAGACTTATTCGAGAATGACCTGCCCGGATTCTTCAAGGAACTTCTGACTTCTTTCGAGAACCATATGCTTGTCGCCGACATCAAAGGGGAGATCGCAGGCAAGTTCGTTCCGTTAGCAGAATGGTCTAAATGGTGGAACAAAGCCAAGAACGTTATCAAGAAAGAGGACAACCTAGGTTTCAATCCTAAGAAGAAGGACGAACTCTGGTATCGCGAAAAGCCCATCACCTTTGCCGAGGAATTGACGGAGAAATTCAACGCGAATACCGATCCTTCTAAGAGATTGGATATCGCAATCGAAGCGCTTCGCAACAAGGAAGAGGCAGAGAGCGCGGTGGATACTTTTGCGCATCATTATTTCGAAGAAGAGCAAACTCACGATCCTTTCCGTAAGATCGTGGCGTATCTGTATCTGGACGAGGTCGCTTCCGTCATGGAAGGAGAGGACGGAACTCCTTACGATTTCCAAAGATACCAGAAGCCGGACGATGTGGCGAAGATCATCAAGTCCCTGCAAAGAGACGAGCTTTTGGAGTTTTCTTCCAAGATTACCAACCTGGATCTCAAGAAATCCTTCGTGGATCTGGTAAAAAAATACCATTCCGATTGGGTCAATATTCTTGTGGGTCTTCTATTCGAAGTTCCCGTTAAGAATAACAAATACATCGTTTCCGTTCTGGAAGCGGACGGTAAATCCGCAGAACTGAATTTGTTCATCGAAACCGCGACCAGTCGTGCCAAGGAAAACCCCGAGGTATTCCTATGGGTAGCTAAGTCCATTCTCTGGCGTACTTGGGAAGAAGAATGGATGCATATTTCCAGACAGGATCTCATCCTGAGAGTTTTGCGTCTTCTCAAACCTCTGAACAAAATAGAGGAGAAGGGGACCAAGCTCAAGAATATATGCCAGGAAATTCTCTTCGGAAACGATGCTGCGGTGATTTCCGAAGCCATCCAAAACGGAGACTCCGAATATATCCGTAAAGTATATGCTCTCTATCGCGAGGTTCCTTATATAGAGGAAACCGAGAAAGATAGACTCATGTCTCTCATTCGTTCTCTAAAACCGGATCTAGTCTGGGAAGACGAGGATGAAGAAGACGAAGACGAGGATGTTCTCGCAAGAATTCCGGAGAATGCGGTTCTAGTCACTCGCCGTGCCTTGAATCTGAAAAAGGCCGAGTTCGAGCATTTGGTCAACGTGGAAATGTTGGAAAACTCCCGAGATATCGGAGAGGCTCAAGAAAGAGGGGACTTACGGGAAAACGCGGAATACAAGGCAGCTATGGAACGTCAGGTCCAACTCCAAGCTCAGATCAAGAAATTGGAAGCGGAGCTGAAAGGCGCAATCGTATTGGATCTATCCAACGTTAAAACGGACAGAATCAATATCGGAACCACGGTCAAACTCAAGAACGAATCCAGCGGAGAGTCTCTGTCTTATTCCATCTTGGGAGCATGGGACGCGGATACGGAGAGAAACATCATCTCCTACCAATCTCCATTGGGTAAATCCCTGCTCGGAAAGAAAGTTGGGGATACCGCTTCCTTGAATCTGGGCGGAGCCGAAACCAAGTTTAAGGTATTGGAAATTTCCAGATACTCTCTACAAAACCAAGATTGA
- a CDS encoding SGNH/GDSL hydrolase family protein, translating into MKRYVLLCFITIFASNLTAQVYYEGNGRQLDCDTMQDQISPSNYIQYLQYDSKTTVTMYGDSRSDFGDFPPYNYTNMNALVGADIVNWNVQNFGVAGWTTSDLIDHLLKCFVVFPNGSPVNPNYITANKVAFEIGGNDMYYASPFFYVAPWLVAMAVERARTNVERIISVFQRRNKKILLIGNYPAGGIVSQGKNFSEPLKTPLLSLGFATSLGMGALEGYYPEMSSRRQIEYLRVWDELALFPGALVPRADLTFIDLIHPSPAGFQVWGRAVGNKFRSLGWHVPDTLPEAPPPDIDDTIPDGTINPTPPPPPPLLDPLLLCFLLKICHQ; encoded by the coding sequence ATGAAAAGATATGTTTTACTTTGTTTTATCACGATCTTTGCATCGAATCTTACCGCCCAGGTGTATTATGAAGGCAATGGGCGCCAATTGGATTGCGATACCATGCAGGATCAAATAAGTCCCTCTAATTACATTCAATATTTGCAATATGATTCCAAAACTACGGTCACTATGTATGGAGACAGCCGTTCCGATTTTGGCGATTTTCCCCCTTATAATTATACCAATATGAATGCCTTGGTTGGCGCGGATATTGTAAATTGGAATGTACAGAATTTCGGAGTGGCTGGTTGGACGACTTCTGATTTGATTGATCATTTATTAAAATGCTTTGTAGTGTTTCCGAATGGGAGCCCAGTAAACCCGAATTACATCACCGCCAACAAGGTTGCCTTTGAAATCGGGGGAAATGATATGTACTATGCTTCCCCCTTTTTTTATGTGGCGCCCTGGCTTGTGGCAATGGCCGTAGAGAGAGCGAGAACGAATGTGGAGAGAATCATCAGCGTGTTCCAGCGTAGGAATAAGAAAATCCTACTCATCGGAAATTATCCTGCAGGCGGTATAGTCAGCCAAGGAAAGAATTTTTCGGAACCGTTGAAAACTCCTCTATTGAGTCTCGGGTTCGCGACTTCTCTCGGAATGGGGGCATTGGAGGGATATTACCCGGAGATGTCTAGTCGTAGGCAGATCGAGTACTTACGCGTTTGGGATGAGCTTGCTTTGTTTCCCGGGGCATTGGTTCCCAGGGCGGACCTTACTTTTATCGATCTGATTCATCCGAGCCCGGCCGGATTCCAGGTATGGGGAAGGGCTGTCGGGAATAAGTTTCGCAGTTTGGGTTGGCATGTTCCGGATACTCTCCCCGAGGCGCCTCCACCGGATATAGACGATACGATCCCGGACGGCACCATCAATCCGACGCCACCACCACCTCCTCCGCTTTTGGATCCGCTCCTTCTCTGCTTTTTGCTGAAGATTTGCCATCAATAA